The following is a genomic window from Brucella pseudogrignonensis.
TGCCTATGAACGTATGCTGAAGAGCGATGTGAAGTACCGCTTCGTCATCGACAGTGCGACGCTCGCAGCATAATGAACTGAAAACGGCCCGGTTATTCCGGGCCGTTTGATTCATACGGGTATTTCAGAAACCTGCTTCACAGTCTGGCTCGGAACGTCGGTTTTCAAGCTTTGAACGCCTTTGATGCGGCTCAAATGCTCGGACTGGAACCGGCGATAATCTTCAATGTCTGCCGCCACGACGCGGATCATCGCATCGAAATCGCCAAGCATAAAATAGCATTCAACCACCTGTGGCAGTTTAAGAATTGCCTTGGCGAAGGTTTGCAGCGTTTCCTCATCCTGCTGATCGAGACGAATGCGCACAAAGAAGGTCAGCCCTTTGCCGATCTTGGCTGGATTAAGCACCGCAACATACCGATCAATCACCCCCGCCTCTTCTAAAAGTCGCACGCGACGCAAACAGGGCGAAGGCGACAGCCCCACCTCGCGCGCTAAATCATTGTTCGCAATACGGCCATTGCGCTGAAGCACGCGAAGAATCCGTCTATCGATATCATCCAGCTTCATTGGCTCTCAGTTCCATTTCTGCAAATATTATTGGCATTTTGTGCCAAATATTGATGCAAAAGAGCGATCTTTGCAACCCGATTGCGTGAAAGATTGGCTACATTGCCCATCGATCAGGCAGATCACGCAATGCATGAGGGGCAGCCTAGAGGCCCGCCAACGGAATTTATATGGATATTTCGCAAGACTACGCACCGCAGAAAAGCAAGACTGCTCGCAACTCCGAATTTCGCCGGGGTGCAGTGGCTGGATTTCCAGTTCTGCTCGGCATCATTCCTTATGCGGTGGTTCTCGGTGCGCTTGCTACACAGAAAGGTTTGAGTGTCGCTGAAGTTCCAATGATGACCGGCCTCAACTTTGCGGGCGGTTCGGAATTCGCAGCGATCCAGCTTTGGACGTCTCCACCGCATATTCTGCTGATTGCTGCGATTACCTTTCTGGTCAACAGTCGCCATCTGCTGATGGGCGCAGCGCTTGCTCCTTTCATC
Proteins encoded in this region:
- a CDS encoding Lrp/AsnC family transcriptional regulator, with the translated sequence MKLDDIDRRILRVLQRNGRIANNDLAREVGLSPSPCLRRVRLLEEAGVIDRYVAVLNPAKIGKGLTFFVRIRLDQQDEETLQTFAKAILKLPQVVECYFMLGDFDAMIRVVAADIEDYRRFQSEHLSRIKGVQSLKTDVPSQTVKQVSEIPV